A DNA window from Penaeus vannamei isolate JL-2024 chromosome 5, ASM4276789v1, whole genome shotgun sequence contains the following coding sequences:
- the LOC113814299 gene encoding histone H2A-like: protein MSGRGKGGKAKGKAKSRSSKAGLQFPVGRIHRLLRKGKYAERVGAGAPVYMAAVMEYLAAEILELAGNAARDNKKSRIIPRHLQLAIRNDEELNKLLSGVTIAQGGVLPNIQAVLLPKKAEK from the coding sequence ATGTCTGGACGTGGAAAGGGCGGCAAGGCGAAGGGCAAGGCCAAGTCCCGCTCCAGCAAGGCCGGCCTTCAGTTTCCTGTAGGAAGGATTCACCGCCTTCTGCGTAAAGGGAAGTATGCAGAACGCGTAGGCGCTGGTGCTCCTGTGTACATGGCTGCTGTCATGGAATATCTTGCAGCTGAAATCCTCGAATTGGCAGGAAATGCAGCCCGTGACAACAAGAAGAGCCGCATCATCCCCCGCCACTTGCAGCTGGCCATCCGTAACGACGAAGAGCTCAACAAGCTGCTGTCTGGCGTGACCATCGCCCAGGGCGGTGTCCTGCCCAACATCCAGGCTGTGCTCCTCCCCAAGAAGGCCGAGAAGTAG
- the LOC113819588 gene encoding histone H2A → MSGRGKGGKAKGKAKSRSSKAGLQFPVGRIHRLLRKGKYAERVGAGAPVYMAAVMEYLAAEILELAGNAARDNKKSRIIPRHLQLAIRNDEELNKLLSGVTIAQGGVLPNIQAVLLPKKAEK, encoded by the coding sequence ATGTCTGGACGTGGAAAGGGCGGCAAGGCGAAGGGCAAGGCCAAGTCCCGCTCCAGCAAGGCCGGCCTTCAGTTTCCTGTAGGAAGGATTCACCGCCTTCTGCGTAAAGGGAAGTATGCAGAACGCGTAGGCGCTGGTGCTCCTGTGTACATGGCTGCTGTCATGGAATATCTTGCAGCTGAAATCCTCGAATTGGCAGGAAATGCAGCCCGTGACAACAAGAAGAGCCGCATCATCCCCCGCCACTTGCAGCTGGCCATCCGTAACGACGAGGAGCTCAACAAGCTGCTGTCTGGCGTGACCATCGCCCAGGGCGGTGTCCTGCCCAACATCCAGGCTGTGCTCCTCCCCAAGAAGGCCGAGAAGTAG